In Mucilaginibacter auburnensis, the genomic stretch TCGGCTGTTGCAGAGGAGGTTGCTACAGATGCGGCAGTCAACTCAAATTTTTTAACGGTGTAGGTGCTTTGCTCGGCATTAACCCTTTCGTATAACGAAGCCGGTATGCTTACATTCGTGCTCGGTACAATAGGGTTAGGTTTTATCCATTCCAGATCACCTTTCACCCAAATATAAACCAAACCCAATATCAAAATACCTAAGAAGATAAACATCTCTGCCAGTGCAAACCAGCCCCATGTTGGTACCGCTGCTATGATATCATGATTGCCAAATACCGTTGCCCATGGAAATACAAATACCATTTCTACCTCAAACAATAAGAAAACCAGGGCTATAACATAAAACCGCGGATTGAACGGCAGCCATGCATTGCCGGTTGGTTCTTCACCACACTCGTATGATAGCTGCTTTTCGGCAGTTGGGTTATTAGGAGATAGAATGCGGTTGGCCAGGAAACCAAAGCTCACCATTATTATTCCCGCAATTAAAAAGATAAGT encodes the following:
- a CDS encoding NADH-quinone oxidoreductase subunit A produces the protein MSEVSQISEFGKILIFLIAGIIMVSFGFLANRILSPNNPTAEKQLSYECGEEPTGNAWLPFNPRFYVIALVFLLFEVEMVFVFPWATVFGNHDIIAAVPTWGWFALAEMFIFLGILILGLVYIWVKGDLEWIKPNPIVPSTNVSIPASLYERVNAEQSTYTVKKFELTAASVATSSATAEPASASTEGAVRKPLFKPSFKKP